One region of Sphingomonas kaistensis genomic DNA includes:
- a CDS encoding spinster family MFS transporter: MTTAARTVSRSPTIILVFLLLAYILNFLDRQILGILLEPIKNDLKFTDSQLGILTGPAFALVYSLFGIPFALLADRTSRSMVITASLGLWSAFTALCGTATGFWQLFAYRLGVGLGEAGGVAPSYALIAERFPPAQRGKALGIFSLGVPIGLGLGAILGSWIAQNFDWRTAFLAMGILGLILAPIFKWVVRDPPRVAGAAAPSMGTLMATFPLVARKPSFWLLALGASLSSLCGYGLATWVASILIRSFDMSLIGAGRFLGSLLLIGGTAGVFLGGLLADRLGGKDRRWYAWLPAIAWLITAPLYALGLMVENLTLVWLLLVIPNALNILWLGPITTAVQHLVEPSKRATASAAFLLINNLIGLGVGPLLIGLISDALKSTYGVESLRYAAMGVLVFYLVAALLTLIAARYLRNDWVDEPQP, from the coding sequence ATGACAACAGCAGCACGCACGGTTTCGCGATCGCCGACGATTATCCTCGTCTTCCTGCTGCTGGCCTACATCCTCAATTTCCTCGACCGGCAGATCCTCGGCATCCTGCTTGAGCCGATCAAGAACGACCTCAAGTTCACCGACAGCCAGCTGGGCATCCTGACCGGGCCGGCCTTTGCCTTGGTCTACAGCCTGTTCGGAATCCCGTTCGCGCTGCTGGCCGACCGGACCAGCCGCTCGATGGTGATCACCGCCTCGCTCGGCCTGTGGTCGGCCTTCACCGCCCTGTGCGGCACCGCCACCGGCTTCTGGCAATTGTTCGCCTACCGGCTCGGGGTCGGGCTTGGCGAAGCGGGCGGCGTCGCCCCGTCCTACGCCCTGATCGCCGAACGCTTCCCGCCGGCCCAGCGTGGCAAGGCACTTGGCATCTTCTCGCTCGGAGTCCCGATCGGTCTCGGCCTCGGCGCCATCCTCGGCTCGTGGATCGCGCAGAACTTCGACTGGCGCACGGCCTTTCTCGCGATGGGCATCCTCGGGCTGATCCTCGCGCCTATCTTCAAGTGGGTGGTGCGCGATCCGCCTCGGGTTGCCGGTGCCGCCGCGCCGTCGATGGGCACCCTGATGGCGACCTTCCCGCTGGTCGCGCGCAAGCCCAGCTTCTGGCTTCTGGCGCTCGGCGCCTCGCTCAGCTCGCTGTGCGGCTACGGCCTCGCCACCTGGGTCGCCTCGATCCTGATCCGCAGCTTCGACATGAGCCTGATCGGCGCCGGCCGCTTCCTCGGCTCGCTGCTGCTGATCGGCGGCACCGCCGGGGTGTTCCTCGGCGGGCTGCTGGCCGATCGCCTCGGCGGCAAGGACCGCCGCTGGTATGCCTGGCTGCCGGCGATCGCCTGGCTGATCACCGCCCCGCTCTATGCCCTCGGACTGATGGTCGAAAACCTCACCCTGGTGTGGCTGCTGCTGGTGATCCCCAATGCGCTGAACATCCTGTGGCTGGGGCCGATCACCACCGCCGTCCAGCACCTGGTCGAGCCGTCCAAGCGCGCCACCGCCTCGGCCGCCTTCCTGCTGATCAACAATCTGATCGGACTGGGTGTCGGACCGCTGCTGATCGGGCTCATCTCGGATGCGCTGAAATCGACCTACGGGGTCGAAAGCCTGCGCTATGCGGCGATGGGGGTGCTGGTGTTTTACCTCGTCGCAGCCCTGCTGACGCTGATCGCCGCCCGTTACCTCCGCAACGACTGGGTAGATGAACCGCAGCCGTAA